A stretch of Camelina sativa cultivar DH55 chromosome 18, Cs, whole genome shotgun sequence DNA encodes these proteins:
- the LOC104761461 gene encoding PAP-specific phosphatase HAL2-like yields the protein MAVESLETEMDTAVRVVHLASSLCVKVQEKLHLPNGGHVKSKDDDSPVTVADFGVQAIVSWVLAEVFGDQNLSIVAEEDTEALSEASSLGLLGAVSNAVNEALSEAPKYGLPKPVKPLGSSEILKAISRCNSVGGPKGRHWVLDPVDGTLGFVRGDQYAVALALIENGKVLLGVLGCPNYPVKKECLSNGGNQAMKTKAVAGSVSKGCVMYAKKGSGQAWMQPLIAGGFPESATLLKVSSVDDPVLATVCEPVERANSNHLFTAGLANSMGVRKQPLRVYSMVKYAAIARGDAEVFMKFAKSSYKEKIWDHAAGVVIVEEAGGVVTDAGGRNLDFSKGVYLEGLDRGIIACSGQVLHEKIIGAVYASWESSSL from the exons ATGGCGGTGGAATCCTTAGAAACGGAGATGGACACGGCGGTGCGTGTGGTTCACCTCGCTTCTTCTCTCTGTGTTAAAGTTCAAGAGAAGCTTCATCTTCCTAACGGTGGCCACGTCAAGTCTAAAGACGATGATTCCCCTGTCACCGTCGCAG attttggtGTTCAAGCAATTGTGAGTTGGGTTTTAGCTGAAGTTTTTGGTGATCAAAACCTTTCAATTGTCGCTGAAGAAGACACTGAGGCACTCTCAGAGGCTAGTTCTTTAGGACTATTAGGAGCTGTCTCGAATGCGGTTAACGAAGCGTTGTCTGAAGCTCCCAAATACGGTCTTCCGAAGCCAGTTAAACCTTTGGGATCGAGTGAGATTCTCAAGGCTATTAGTAGATGTAACTCTGTTGGAGGTCCTAAAGGAAGGCATTGGGTGCTTGATCCTGTCGATGGAACGTTAGGATTTGTTCGTGGTGATCAGTACGCTGTTGCGTTAGCTTTGATAGAGAATGGTAAAGTTCTGTTAGGTGTTCTTGGATGTCCTAATTATCCGGTTAAGAAAGAATGTTTGAGTAACGGTGGCAACCAAGCTATGAAGACGAAAGCTGTAGCTGGATCTGTATCGAAAGGATGTGTCATGTATGCTAAGAAAGGAAGTGGTCAAGCGTGGATGCAACCCTTAATCGCTGGAGGGTTCCCTGAATCTGCTACACTCCTTAAGGTTTCTTCAGTCGATGATCCGGTTTTAGCTACGGTTTGTGAGCCAGTTGAGAGagctaactcaaaccacttgttCACTGCGGGACTTGCCAATAGCATGGGAGTTAGAAAACAGCCATTGAGAGTGTATAGCATGGTGAAATACGCAGCGATTGCGCGTGGAGACGCTGAAGTGTTTATGAAGTTTGCAAAGTCTAGTTACAAAGAGAAGATATGGGATCACGCAGCTGGAGTTGTTATTGTTGAAGAAGCTGGTGGTGTAGTGACTGATGCGGGAGGGAGAAACTTGGACTTCTCGAAAGGTGTATACTTGGAAGGTCTTGACCGAGGTATCATCGCGTGTTCTGGTCAAGTTTTACATGAGAAGATCATAGGTGCTGTTTATGCTAGTTGGGAATCTTCCAGTCTTTGA
- the LOC104761462 gene encoding uncharacterized protein LOC104761462: MGKTSTGTRDWAQIYAIYGIEQKHTLLFLVLNAVAFSVLSAVFFIYFNPICVFVESFLFFPNAAAARFSAGFFGAVTALSAVCLFYAAGNFFYSAVPLRYEMAQRMVGSVGDWSSVKTALDLGCGRGVLLNAVATQLKKTGSSGRVVGLDRSMSTTLSTLRTAHIEGVQEYVTCREADVRRLPFSDNYFDVVVSAVFLHTVGKEYGQKTVEAAAERTRVLGEAVRVLKPGGVGVVWDLVHVPEYVRRLQELRMEEIRVSKRVTAFMVKSHMVSFKKPSQHFVGSGEVRLDWRC; the protein is encoded by the exons ATGGGGAAGACGAGTACTGGAACGAGAGACTGGGCTCAGATCTACGCTATCTACGGGATCGAGCAGAAACACACACTCTTGTTCCTCGTACTCAACGCGGTTGCTTTCTCTGTACTCTCCGCCGTGTTTTTCATCTACTTCAACCCGATCTGCGTCTTTGTAGAGTCGTTCCTCTTCTTCCCTAACGCCGCCGCGGCTAGATTCTCTGCCGGGTTTTTCGGAGCCGTGACGGCGCTTTCCGCCGTGTGTTTGTTTTACGCGGCGGGAAACTTTTTTTACTCGGCCGTGCCGCTAAGGTACGAGATGGCGCAGAGGATGGTTGGATCTGTTGGAGATTGGTCGAGTGTGAAGACGGCGCTTGATTTGGGATGTGGTCGTGGTGTTTTGCTTAATGCGGTGGCGACGCAGCTTAAGAAAACTGGTAGTTCGGGTCGGGTCGTTGGGTTGGATCGGTCCATGAGTACTACTCTCTCTACTCTTCGTACTGCTCACATCGAAG GAGTACAAGAGTACGTGACTTGCCGTGAAGCAGACGTAAGACGGCTTCCGTTTAGTGATAATTACTTCGACGTGGTGGTCTCCGCCGTGTTTCTCCATACAGTCGGTAAAGAATACGGTCAGAAGACGGTGGAAGCGGCAGCAGAGAGGACGAGAGTTCTCGGAGAAGCTGTAAGAGTGCTGAAACCCGGCGGAGTTGGAGTGGTGTGGGACTTAGTGCACGTTCCTGAGTATGTTCGGCGGTTACAAGAGCTGAGGATGGAggagattagggtttcgaaGCGAGTCACTGCGTTTATGGTTAAGAGCCATATGGTTTCGTTTAAGAAACCTAGTCAGCATTTTGTTGGTTCGGGCGAAGTACGTTTAGATTGGAGATGTTGA